Proteins from a genomic interval of Megachile rotundata isolate GNS110a unplaced genomic scaffold, iyMegRotu1 scaffold0074, whole genome shotgun sequence:
- the LOC143266186 gene encoding uncharacterized protein LOC143266186, producing the protein MENELEAQEGSLGIQSESTTLPVPQISIRDAADIVPAFDGHNIPLYQFTKNCLNAKSIISPHAEYGLVQLIKNKLFGQASRVISSGDYNTIDELINVLKSRFAPLYTSYQLYGDLSKIAQMPNEAVVDYSSRVSSLLLQIKNCNEIEQPQLAPQYNKTAETNAVRAFLTGLRSEIYGRLRSHEYIFLDDAISATILAEAEFRENQVRLKMAEDYSRASSYRRPNYIPGSQQTARIQWQQKFCQHCQRLGHRTQDCRNVNQPRRPWTETNQGQPGPQHAAPSPNSQIASQSILRRPPVAKPPPPTCSFCKNIGHTIEQCRKKAYQDKKTEQGTSK; encoded by the exons ATGGAGAACGAATTAGAAGCTCAGgaaggaagtttaggaattcagtCAGAGAGCACTACTCTCCCCGTTCCTCAGATTAGTATACGGGACGCAGCAGATATTGTGCCTGCATTCGACGGCCATAATATTCCTTTgtatcaatttacaaaaaattgtcTGAATGCAAAGAGCATTATTTCACCTCACGCTGAGTACGGTTTAGTTcaattaatcaaaaataaattattcggaCAAGCGTCTAGAGTCATTTCAAGCGGAGATTATAATACTATTGACGAATTAATTAATGTTCTAAAATCACGCTTTGCACCATTATACACTTCATACCAATTATACGGCGATCTCTCTAAAATTGCGCAAATGCCAAATGAAGCAGTAGTAGACTATAGTAGTCGTGTTTCGAGTCTTTTACTGCAAATCAAAAATTGTAACGAAATAGAGCAACCGCAGTTAGCGCCGCAATATAACAAAACCGCCGAGACAAACGCAGTTAGGGCATTTCTAACAGGTCTAAGGTCAGAAATTTACGGTAGGCTACGAAGTCATGAATATATATTCTTAGACGACGCGATTAGCGCAACGATTCTCGCCGAAGCAGAATTTAGGGAAAATCAAGTTCGTTTAAAAATGGCAGAAGATTACTCTCGCGCTAGTAGTTATAGGCGTCCGAATTATATACCAGGGTCTCAGCAGACGGCTAGGATACAGTGGCAGCAAAAATTCTGTCAACACTGCCAAAGGTTAGGGCATAGAACGCAGGATTGTCGAAATGTAAATCAACCGAGAAGACCATGGACGGAAACTAACCAAGGACAACCAGGGCCACAACATGCAGCCCCAAGTCCAAACAGTCAGATAGCTAGCCAAAGTATTCTTAGAAGGCCTCCAGTAGCTAAGCCTCCTCCTCCTACTTGCtcattttgcaaaaatattggGCATACTATAGAACAATGCAGGAAAAAAGCATATCAAGATAAAAAGACTGAGCAG GGTACATCAAAATGA